A region from the Arachis ipaensis cultivar K30076 chromosome B01, Araip1.1, whole genome shotgun sequence genome encodes:
- the LOC107627223 gene encoding probable cadmium/zinc-transporting ATPase HMA1, chloroplastic isoform X1, translated as MESIPYTIPSSKLQSLLSYKTPTRTRSSKLLPLHPPPLPIKPFYYSPKCLPLRHHRLRCLAHSNANHHHHSHSDHNHHEHEHEHDHHHHHHHHHHHAHHAIDSANLTGPQRAIIGFAKATRWMDLADFLREHLHLCCFSTALFVAAAICPHTLPKPLVKRFQHSLIILGFPLVGVSASLDALIELSSGKVNIHVLMAMAAFASVFMGNSLEGGLLLAMFNLAHIAEEYFTGRSMIDVKELKENHPEFALVLDTSGDKLPNTFNLAYKSVPVHDVTVGSYILVGAGESVPVDCEVFQGNATITIEHLTGEIKPLEAKIGDRIPGGARNLDGRIIVKVTKTWNESTLNRIVQLTEEAQLNKPKLQRWLDEFGERYSKVVVVLSVAIAVIGPILFKWPFISTPGKFLIHLF; from the exons ATGGAATCAATTCCTTACACGATCCCTTCTTCCAAGCTCCAATCACTACTTTCTTACAAAACACCCACCAGAACTCGATCCTCCAAGCTCCTCCCTCTTCACCCTCCCCCACTTCCAATCAAACCCTTCTATTATTCACCTAAATGCCTCCCTCTCCGTCACCATCGCCTCCGCTGCCTCGCTCACTCCAACGCTAACCACCACCATCACAGCCACAGCGATCATAACCACCACGAGCACGAGCACGAGCAcgaccatcaccatcaccaccaccaccaccaccaccacgcgCATCATGCCATCGACAGCGCTAACCTCACGGGACCACAACGAGCGATCATCGGGTTCGCGAAAGCCACGAGGTGGATGGACTTGGCCGATTTCTTAAGGGAGCACTTGCATCTTTGCTGCTTCTCCACAGCTTTATTCGTGGCAGCTGCCATTTGCCCTCACACTTTGCCAAAGCCTCTCGTTAAGCGCTTCCAACACTCCCTCATCATCCTTGGATTTCCTTTGGTTGGG gTTTCGGCTTCCCTGGATGCTCTAATTGAACTTAGCAGTGGAAAAGTGAACATCCATGTACTAATGGCGATGGCTGCTTTTGCGTCTGTTTTTATGGGGAACTCTTTGGAAGGAGGGTTGCTTCTTGCCATGTTCAATCTCGCGCATATAG CTGAGGAGTACTTCACGGGACGGTCGATGATCGATGTTAAAGAGTTGAAAGAGAATCATCCTGAGTTTGCGCTTGTTCTTGACACCAGTGGTGATAAGCTTCCTAATACATTCAACTTGGCGTACAAGAGTGTTCCTGTGCATGATGTAACTGTAGGATCATATATCCTTGTTGGTGCTGGTGAG TCTGTGCCTGTAGATTGTGAAGTTTTCCAAGGCAATGCTACAATTACCATCGAGCACTTGACAGGGGAAATCAAACCATTGGAGGCCAAAATTGGAGACAGGATACCTGGTGGTGCAAGGAACTTAGATGGGAGGATAATTGTAAAG GTAACAAAGACATGGAACGAATCAACCCTAAACCGAATTGTGCAATTGACTGAAGAAGCACAGTTGAATAAACCAAAACTTCAAAGATGGTTGGATGAATTTGGTGAACGTTACAGCAAAGTAGTTGTGGTATTATCAGTTGCAATTGCCGTTATTGGGCCAATTTTATTTAAGTGGCCTTTCATTAGCACACCAGGTAAGTTCTTAATTCATTTATTCTAA
- the LOC107627223 gene encoding probable cadmium/zinc-transporting ATPase HMA1, chloroplastic isoform X2, whose translation MESIPYTIPSSKLQSLLSYKTPTRTRSSKLLPLHPPPLPIKPFYYSPKCLPLRHHRLRCLAHSNANHHHHSHSDHNHHEHEHEHDHHHHHHHHHHHAHHAIDSANLTGPQRAIIGFAKATRWMDLADFLREHLHLCCFSTALFVAAAICPHTLPKPLVKRFQHSLIILGFPLVGVSASLDALIELSSGKVNIHVLMAMAAFASVFMGNSLEGGLLLAMFNLAHIAEEYFTGRSMIDVKELKENHPEFALVLDTSGDKLPNTFNLAYKSVPVHDVTVGSYILVGAGEIVKFSKAMLQLPSST comes from the exons ATGGAATCAATTCCTTACACGATCCCTTCTTCCAAGCTCCAATCACTACTTTCTTACAAAACACCCACCAGAACTCGATCCTCCAAGCTCCTCCCTCTTCACCCTCCCCCACTTCCAATCAAACCCTTCTATTATTCACCTAAATGCCTCCCTCTCCGTCACCATCGCCTCCGCTGCCTCGCTCACTCCAACGCTAACCACCACCATCACAGCCACAGCGATCATAACCACCACGAGCACGAGCACGAGCAcgaccatcaccatcaccaccaccaccaccaccaccacgcgCATCATGCCATCGACAGCGCTAACCTCACGGGACCACAACGAGCGATCATCGGGTTCGCGAAAGCCACGAGGTGGATGGACTTGGCCGATTTCTTAAGGGAGCACTTGCATCTTTGCTGCTTCTCCACAGCTTTATTCGTGGCAGCTGCCATTTGCCCTCACACTTTGCCAAAGCCTCTCGTTAAGCGCTTCCAACACTCCCTCATCATCCTTGGATTTCCTTTGGTTGGG gTTTCGGCTTCCCTGGATGCTCTAATTGAACTTAGCAGTGGAAAAGTGAACATCCATGTACTAATGGCGATGGCTGCTTTTGCGTCTGTTTTTATGGGGAACTCTTTGGAAGGAGGGTTGCTTCTTGCCATGTTCAATCTCGCGCATATAG CTGAGGAGTACTTCACGGGACGGTCGATGATCGATGTTAAAGAGTTGAAAGAGAATCATCCTGAGTTTGCGCTTGTTCTTGACACCAGTGGTGATAAGCTTCCTAATACATTCAACTTGGCGTACAAGAGTGTTCCTGTGCATGATGTAACTGTAGGATCATATATCCTTGTTGGTGCTGGTGAG ATTGTGAAGTTTTCCAAGGCAATGCTACAATTACCATCGAGCACTTGA